From a single Mycolicibacterium moriokaense genomic region:
- a CDS encoding PhoH family protein, with protein MVCVGPRGHEERYVTDSPLRTYVLDTSVLLSDPWACTRFAEHEVVVPLVVISELEAKRHHHELGWFARQALRMFDDLRLEHGRLDQPIPVGTQGGTLHVELNHSDPTVLPAGFRTESNDSRILTCAANLAAEGKLVTLVSKDIPLRVKAGAVGLTADEYHAQDVITSGWTGMDEVEVSAEEIDALFAEGEIDLEAARNLPCHTGIRLLGGSSHALGRVNSEKRVQLVRGDREVFGLRGRSAEQRVALDLLLDESVGIVSLGGKAGTGKSALALCAGLEAVLERRTHRKVVVFRPLYAVGGQDLGYLPGSESEKMGPWAQAVFDTLEGLASPAVLEEVLSRGMLEVLPLTHIRGRSLHDSFVIVDEAQSLERNVLLTVLSRLGAGSRVVLTHDVAQRDNLRVGRHDGVAAVIEKLKGHPLFAHITLLRSERSPIAALVTEMLEEISPGALP; from the coding sequence ATGGTCTGCGTGGGGCCGCGCGGGCACGAGGAGCGCTACGTGACTGATTCGCCCTTGCGGACCTACGTTCTCGACACTTCAGTGCTGCTGTCCGATCCGTGGGCTTGTACGCGGTTCGCCGAGCACGAAGTCGTGGTTCCGCTGGTGGTCATCAGCGAACTGGAAGCCAAGCGTCATCACCACGAGCTTGGCTGGTTCGCCCGGCAGGCACTGCGGATGTTCGACGATCTCCGCTTGGAGCACGGACGGCTGGATCAGCCGATTCCCGTTGGTACACAGGGCGGTACATTGCACGTCGAGTTGAACCACAGCGACCCGACGGTGCTGCCTGCGGGGTTCCGAACCGAGAGCAACGATTCGCGCATCCTCACCTGTGCGGCCAACCTCGCCGCGGAGGGCAAGCTGGTGACGTTGGTGAGCAAGGACATTCCGCTTCGGGTGAAGGCGGGCGCCGTCGGGTTGACGGCGGACGAGTACCACGCTCAGGACGTCATCACGTCCGGTTGGACGGGCATGGACGAGGTGGAGGTGTCGGCCGAAGAGATCGACGCGCTGTTCGCCGAGGGCGAGATCGATCTGGAGGCGGCGCGAAACCTCCCGTGCCACACCGGAATCCGGCTTCTCGGCGGAAGCTCCCATGCGCTGGGCCGGGTCAATTCGGAGAAGCGGGTGCAGCTGGTTCGCGGCGACCGCGAGGTGTTCGGTCTGCGCGGACGCTCCGCGGAGCAGCGCGTCGCATTGGACCTGCTGCTCGACGAATCGGTCGGCATCGTCTCGCTGGGCGGTAAGGCGGGCACCGGAAAGTCAGCGCTGGCGTTGTGTGCCGGCCTGGAGGCTGTGCTCGAGCGTCGCACCCACCGCAAGGTCGTGGTGTTCCGGCCGCTGTACGCGGTCGGCGGTCAGGATCTCGGATACCTGCCCGGCAGCGAGAGCGAGAAGATGGGCCCTTGGGCGCAGGCGGTTTTCGACACCCTCGAGGGGCTGGCCAGTCCCGCGGTGCTCGAAGAGGTGCTGTCGCGCGGCATGCTGGAAGTCCTGCCGCTGACACACATTCGCGGTCGCTCGCTGCACGACTCGTTCGTCATCGTCGATGAGGCGCAGTCGCTGGAACGGAACGTGCTGCTGACTGTGCTGTCGCGCCTGGGCGCGGGTTCGCGAGTGGTGCTCACCCATGACGTCGCCCAGCGCGACAACCTGAGGGTGGGCCGTCACGACGGCGTGGCAGCGGTCATCGAGAAGCTCAAGGGCCACCCGTTGTTCGCGCACATCACGCTGCTGCGCAGCGAGCGTTCGCCGATCGCGGCACTCGTCACCGAGATGCTCGAGGAGATCAGCCCGGGCGCGCTGCCGTAA
- a CDS encoding helix-turn-helix transcriptional regulator yields MAGFGGRPTENRAVESFLTATAVGPSALLIEGEPGIGKTTVWSAAVDQAHARGFRVLSTRAAAAASVLAYTTLADMLVDVDPATWADLPAPQLRAVDQVLLRSHTGDVTDQRAVAAAFLAVIERLAESGPTLLAIDDLQWIDPSSVHVLAFAARRLTGSVGVLGSVRTELRDDASAAWLQLPRPEAVTRIRLSPLSIGELHTAVTARLQRHLSRPAMARIYEISGGNPFYAIELARELDEHSAKLPRTLSEIVRSRLAGLDADVHEALLAASCMAAPTVDLVSRATIGDQLVDALETAESKGIIAIDGNRIHFAHPLLARGVYTEAPPERRRSMHQRLAAIVDEPEVRARHLALAATSGDDLTLRALDEAAESARVRGAPVAAAELMDLAIGLGGDAPDRRLRSALHHFDAGDHERAAAVLQETVDRLPPGDLRAEALCRLAVVRLYTEGFVEASGVLHQALDDADENSPLRVQILITLAYSLMHANQIHEGRDTATRAVAVAERFGQPHLLSLALGMRVMLGFMAGEGLDAESLSRAVELEDDEVFTPLVFRPGVQRALLLEWTGELQTAREALERIRLRCMERGEEGEYVFIAQHVVLSSMWAGDFVNANLVAEDAADRARQLAGSTPLFLAHSMRAPLAVFAGQEAEARGMIDAALEIVGRTGTFRLGDRLLATLAFLELSLGHYADAVEAVAPMLSAFDPESTPTELPGAMFLPDAVEALVQLGRLEEAEPLIGALERNGRSYDRAWMKAVGARCRSMLLAARGNVDGAYAAAQRAMVEHERVPMPFDRARTLLLLGQLERRLRKKDSATANLQAALDVFERLNIPLWANRARAELTRAKVKPSGHLTPSEQRVAELAASGMKNRDVANALFISPKTVEANLARIYRKLGIKSRAELGRHVGRT; encoded by the coding sequence GTGGCTGGTTTCGGGGGCCGCCCGACGGAGAATCGCGCGGTTGAGTCGTTTCTGACCGCGACAGCCGTCGGGCCATCGGCGCTGCTGATCGAAGGTGAACCGGGCATCGGCAAGACCACGGTGTGGTCGGCCGCCGTCGACCAGGCACACGCTCGCGGATTTCGGGTCCTGTCCACCCGCGCCGCGGCCGCCGCGTCGGTGCTGGCATATACGACCCTGGCGGACATGCTCGTCGACGTCGACCCGGCCACCTGGGCCGATCTGCCCGCCCCGCAACTGCGCGCGGTGGACCAGGTGCTGCTGCGCAGTCACACCGGTGACGTGACCGACCAGCGGGCCGTCGCCGCGGCGTTTCTGGCGGTGATCGAGCGGCTCGCCGAATCCGGGCCGACGCTGTTGGCCATCGACGACCTGCAGTGGATCGACCCCTCCAGCGTCCACGTACTCGCATTCGCCGCACGCCGACTCACCGGCTCCGTCGGAGTTCTCGGCAGTGTGCGCACCGAACTGCGCGACGACGCCAGCGCAGCGTGGCTCCAACTGCCACGACCGGAAGCCGTCACCCGTATCCGCCTGAGCCCGTTGAGTATTGGTGAGCTGCATACCGCGGTCACGGCCCGGCTGCAACGCCACCTCTCCCGCCCGGCGATGGCCCGTATCTACGAGATCTCGGGCGGGAACCCGTTCTACGCCATCGAATTGGCCAGGGAGCTGGATGAGCATTCGGCCAAGCTGCCCCGCACCCTGAGCGAGATCGTCCGAAGCCGTCTCGCAGGCCTCGACGCCGATGTCCACGAGGCGCTGCTCGCGGCGTCCTGCATGGCGGCGCCGACGGTGGATCTGGTGTCGAGGGCGACGATCGGAGATCAACTGGTCGATGCTCTCGAAACCGCCGAGAGCAAAGGCATCATCGCGATCGACGGCAACCGGATCCACTTCGCGCACCCGCTGCTGGCCAGGGGTGTCTACACCGAAGCCCCACCCGAGCGACGCCGTTCGATGCACCAGCGGCTCGCCGCGATCGTCGACGAACCCGAAGTGCGCGCACGGCATCTGGCGCTGGCGGCCACCAGTGGTGACGACCTGACACTGCGCGCCCTCGATGAGGCCGCCGAATCGGCGCGCGTACGTGGGGCCCCCGTCGCGGCCGCCGAACTGATGGACCTGGCCATCGGTCTGGGCGGCGATGCGCCCGATCGCCGGCTGCGCTCAGCGCTGCACCACTTCGACGCCGGCGACCACGAACGCGCAGCCGCGGTGTTGCAGGAGACGGTAGACCGGCTGCCACCGGGAGACCTGCGGGCAGAAGCCTTGTGTCGCTTGGCGGTTGTGCGGCTGTACACCGAGGGCTTCGTCGAGGCGTCCGGTGTGCTGCACCAGGCCCTCGACGATGCGGACGAGAACAGTCCGCTGCGGGTGCAGATCCTTATCACGCTGGCGTATTCGCTCATGCACGCGAACCAGATTCACGAAGGCAGGGACACCGCCACCCGTGCGGTGGCCGTCGCCGAGCGGTTCGGTCAGCCGCATCTGCTGAGCCTGGCCCTCGGGATGCGGGTGATGTTGGGCTTCATGGCGGGCGAAGGACTGGACGCCGAGAGCTTGAGTCGCGCAGTGGAACTGGAGGATGACGAGGTCTTCACACCGCTGGTTTTCCGGCCCGGCGTGCAGCGCGCCCTGCTGCTGGAGTGGACCGGCGAACTGCAGACGGCGCGTGAGGCCCTGGAGCGGATCAGGCTGCGCTGCATGGAGAGGGGCGAGGAGGGTGAGTACGTCTTCATCGCACAGCACGTCGTGTTGAGCTCGATGTGGGCGGGCGACTTCGTCAACGCCAACCTCGTCGCCGAGGACGCCGCCGACCGTGCCCGTCAACTCGCCGGCAGCACTCCGCTGTTCCTCGCCCACAGCATGCGTGCCCCACTCGCGGTGTTCGCCGGCCAGGAGGCCGAGGCGCGGGGGATGATCGATGCAGCCCTCGAGATCGTCGGTCGGACAGGCACTTTCCGGCTCGGTGATCGCCTGTTGGCCACCCTGGCGTTCCTGGAGCTGTCGTTGGGCCACTATGCGGACGCCGTCGAAGCCGTGGCACCGATGCTGTCGGCCTTCGATCCGGAGTCGACGCCGACCGAACTGCCCGGTGCCATGTTCCTGCCGGACGCCGTCGAGGCCCTCGTCCAGTTGGGCAGGCTCGAGGAGGCCGAGCCCCTGATCGGGGCATTGGAGCGTAACGGTCGGAGTTACGACCGGGCCTGGATGAAGGCGGTCGGGGCGCGGTGCCGCAGCATGCTGTTGGCGGCGCGCGGTAACGTCGACGGCGCATACGCGGCGGCGCAGCGGGCGATGGTCGAACACGAGCGCGTGCCGATGCCGTTCGACCGGGCGAGGACGCTACTGCTGCTGGGCCAGCTGGAACGTCGTCTCCGCAAGAAGGACTCCGCGACCGCGAACCTGCAGGCCGCGCTCGACGTCTTCGAGCGGCTCAACATTCCACTGTGGGCCAACCGGGCCCGCGCCGAACTGACCCGCGCCAAGGTCAAGCCCTCGGGTCACCTGACCCCCTCCGAACAGCGCGTCGCCGAGCTCGCCGCGTCCGGCATGAAGAACCGCGACGTCGCGAATGCGTTGTTCATCAGCCCCAAGACCGTCGAGGCGAACCTGGCCCGGATCTACCGCAAGCTGGGCATCAAATCGCGCGCGGAACTGGGCCGCCACGTCGGCAGGACCTAG
- a CDS encoding class II fumarate hydratase, translated as MPDDAVEYRIEHDTMGEVRVPINALWRAQTQRAVENFPISGRGLERTQIRALGLLKGACAQVNKDLGLLAPEKADAIIAAAGEIADGLHDDQFPIDVFQTGSGTSSNMNTNEVIASIAERNGVKVHPNDDVNMSQSSNDTFPTATHIAATEAAVRHLIPALEVLHASLDAKARQWRTVVKSGRTHLMDAVPVTLGQEFSGYARQVEASIERVKSTLPRLGELAIGGTAVGTGLNAPDDFDARVVAVLTELTGLAELRVCANHFEAQAARDGLVEASGALRTTAVSLTKIANDIRWMGSGPLTGLGEIQLPDLQPGSSIMPGKVNPVIPEAVTQVAAQVIGNDAAIAWGGGNGAFELNVYIPMMARNLLESFKILTNSAKLFAERCIDGLVANEERLRELAESSPSIVTPLNSAIGYEEAAAVAKQALKEKKTIRQTVIDRGLIGDKLSLEELDKRLDVLAMAKVKDGDR; from the coding sequence ATGCCCGACGACGCCGTCGAGTACCGCATCGAGCATGACACCATGGGCGAGGTCCGGGTGCCGATCAATGCGCTCTGGCGAGCCCAGACACAGCGCGCGGTGGAGAACTTCCCGATCTCCGGCCGCGGCCTGGAGCGCACCCAGATCCGGGCGCTGGGCCTGCTGAAAGGCGCCTGCGCACAGGTGAACAAGGACCTCGGCCTGCTCGCCCCGGAGAAGGCCGACGCCATCATCGCCGCCGCCGGTGAGATCGCCGACGGGCTGCACGACGACCAGTTCCCCATCGACGTCTTCCAAACCGGTTCCGGCACAAGCTCGAACATGAACACCAACGAGGTGATCGCCAGCATCGCCGAACGCAACGGTGTGAAGGTGCACCCGAACGACGACGTGAATATGTCGCAGTCGTCCAACGACACCTTCCCCACCGCCACGCACATCGCGGCCACCGAAGCCGCTGTGCGCCACCTCATTCCGGCACTCGAGGTGCTGCACGCGTCGCTGGACGCGAAGGCGCGCCAGTGGCGCACGGTCGTCAAGTCCGGCCGCACCCATCTGATGGACGCCGTCCCGGTGACACTGGGCCAGGAGTTCAGCGGCTATGCCCGCCAGGTCGAGGCCTCCATCGAACGCGTGAAATCGACACTGCCCCGGCTCGGCGAGTTGGCCATCGGCGGCACGGCGGTCGGCACCGGCCTCAATGCGCCAGACGATTTCGACGCGCGGGTGGTCGCGGTGCTGACCGAGCTCACCGGGCTGGCCGAATTACGGGTGTGCGCAAACCACTTCGAGGCGCAGGCCGCCCGTGACGGGCTGGTGGAAGCGTCGGGCGCGCTGCGTACCACCGCGGTGTCGCTGACGAAGATCGCCAACGACATCCGGTGGATGGGCTCGGGTCCGCTGACCGGCCTCGGCGAGATCCAGCTCCCCGATCTTCAGCCGGGCAGCTCGATCATGCCGGGCAAGGTCAATCCCGTTATCCCGGAAGCGGTTACGCAGGTCGCCGCGCAGGTGATCGGCAACGACGCCGCGATCGCGTGGGGCGGCGGCAACGGCGCGTTCGAGCTCAACGTGTACATCCCGATGATGGCCCGCAACCTGCTCGAGTCCTTCAAGATCCTCACCAACTCGGCGAAGCTGTTCGCCGAGCGCTGCATCGATGGCCTCGTCGCCAACGAGGAGCGCCTGCGGGAGCTGGCCGAGTCGTCGCCGTCGATCGTGACGCCGCTGAACTCCGCCATCGGCTACGAGGAGGCCGCCGCCGTCGCCAAGCAGGCGCTGAAGGAGAAGAAGACCATCCGCCAGACGGTGATCGACCGTGGGCTCATCGGCGACAAGCTGTCGCTCGAGGAACTCGACAAGCGTCTCGATGTGCTCGCGATGGCCAAGGTCAAGGACGGCGACCGGTAA
- the glpX gene encoding class II fructose-bisphosphatase — protein MTPARGEAPDRNLALELVRVTEAGAMAAGRWVGRGDKEGGDGAAVDAMRELVNSVSMRGVVVIGEGEKDNAPMLYNGEEVGNGDGPECDFAVDPIDGTTLMSKGLSNAISVLAVSERGTMYDPSAVFYMNKIAVGPDAVDAIDITAPIGENIRKVAKAKNVSVSDLTVCILDRPRHKQLIDDVRAAGARCRLISDGDVAGAISACRPNTSTDLLVGIGGTPEGIIAAAAIRCMGGAIQGMLAPKDDEERQKAIDRGLDLDQVLYTEDLVSGDNVFFCATGVTDGDLLKGVHYYGGGCTTQSIVMRSKSGTVRMIEAYHRLSKLNEYSAIDFTGDSNAVYPLP, from the coding sequence ATGACTCCCGCGCGTGGTGAAGCCCCAGACCGTAACCTCGCCCTTGAACTCGTGCGAGTGACCGAAGCCGGAGCGATGGCCGCAGGCCGCTGGGTAGGCCGCGGCGACAAGGAAGGCGGCGACGGCGCGGCCGTCGACGCCATGCGTGAGCTGGTCAATTCCGTGTCAATGCGTGGCGTCGTGGTGATCGGCGAGGGCGAGAAAGACAACGCCCCGATGCTCTACAACGGCGAAGAGGTCGGCAACGGCGACGGACCGGAATGCGACTTCGCCGTCGACCCGATCGACGGCACCACGCTGATGAGCAAGGGCCTGTCCAACGCGATCTCAGTGCTCGCGGTGTCCGAGCGCGGCACCATGTACGACCCGTCCGCGGTCTTCTACATGAACAAGATCGCGGTGGGTCCCGACGCCGTCGACGCCATCGACATCACGGCCCCGATCGGTGAGAACATCCGCAAGGTCGCCAAGGCCAAGAACGTATCGGTGTCCGACCTGACCGTCTGCATCCTGGACCGCCCCCGGCACAAGCAGCTGATCGACGACGTCCGCGCCGCAGGCGCCCGCTGCCGGCTGATCTCCGACGGCGACGTTGCGGGCGCGATCTCGGCATGCCGGCCCAACACCAGCACCGACCTGCTAGTCGGCATCGGCGGCACCCCGGAGGGCATCATCGCCGCGGCGGCCATCCGCTGTATGGGCGGCGCCATCCAGGGCATGCTGGCGCCCAAGGACGACGAGGAACGCCAGAAGGCGATCGACCGCGGTCTGGACCTCGACCAGGTGCTATACACCGAGGACCTGGTCTCCGGCGACAACGTCTTCTTCTGCGCGACCGGCGTCACCGACGGCGACCTGCTCAAGGGCGTCCACTACTACGGCGGCGGCTGCACCACGCAGTCCATCGTCATGCGGAGCAAGTCCGGCACCGTACGAATGATCGAGGCGTACCACCGGCTCTCCAAACTCAACGAATACTCTGCGATCGATTTCACCGGCGACAGCAACGCGGTCTACCCGCTGCCGTAA
- a CDS encoding DUF4245 domain-containing protein, with the protein MTTQPQPAPKPAKSRLLQDGRDMFWSMAPLILACIVLAGVLGMCSFQAGGPAEGPVPSYDAPRALQADADALKIPIRVPQLPEGWQPNSGSRNGIDGGRADPTSGEHLRAVSSTVGYLAPSGMYISLTQSNADEDKLVGSIEDDLYPTGVETVDGVTWVVYGGGDRDGRPGEPLWTTRLTGPKGPVQIAITGAASTEEFRTLAAATQSASPLPSA; encoded by the coding sequence ATGACCACCCAGCCGCAGCCGGCTCCGAAGCCAGCCAAGTCGCGGTTGCTGCAGGACGGCCGGGACATGTTCTGGTCGATGGCGCCGCTGATCTTGGCCTGCATCGTGCTGGCCGGTGTGCTGGGCATGTGCTCGTTCCAGGCGGGTGGGCCCGCCGAGGGGCCGGTGCCCTCGTACGACGCACCTCGGGCGCTGCAGGCCGACGCCGACGCCCTCAAGATCCCGATCCGGGTGCCGCAGCTACCCGAGGGATGGCAGCCGAACTCCGGCAGCCGAAACGGCATCGACGGCGGGCGCGCCGACCCGACGTCTGGGGAGCACCTTCGCGCGGTCAGCTCGACCGTCGGCTATCTGGCGCCCAGCGGGATGTACATCAGCCTGACGCAGAGCAACGCCGACGAGGACAAGCTCGTCGGCTCGATCGAGGACGACCTGTATCCGACGGGCGTCGAGACCGTCGACGGCGTCACCTGGGTGGTCTACGGCGGCGGCGACCGCGATGGGCGGCCTGGCGAACCCCTGTGGACCACCCGGTTGACCGGCCCGAAGGGTCCGGTACAGATTGCGATAACCGGCGCCGCATCGACGGAGGAGTTTCGTACGCTGGCTGCGGCGACGCAGAGCGCCTCGCCCTTGCCCAGCGCATAG
- a CDS encoding dienelactone hydrolase family protein: MTAPEADLTGWTCAPFSAAGYTHDVYRKGEGPGVVLIPELPGLHPGVLALGNHLVDNGFTVAAPSLFGTPGAPAARPGAGAAIMRACVAKEFATFATNTDRPVAHYLRALARDLNASTPGKGVGVIGQCFTGGFALAAAVDDSVLAPVLSQPSLPLPLTARQRRDPGLSEAELKIVERRAADEGLCALGLRFTEDPLVPAARFKTLKDRLGDAFEVIEINSKKGNEHGFGRMAHSVLTLEMRHEEGYPTDTALKRVVEFLTQRLT; this comes from the coding sequence ATGACCGCTCCGGAAGCGGATCTGACCGGCTGGACCTGCGCACCGTTCTCGGCCGCGGGCTACACCCACGACGTGTACCGCAAGGGCGAGGGTCCGGGGGTGGTGCTCATCCCTGAGTTACCCGGACTGCATCCTGGCGTGCTGGCACTGGGAAATCACCTGGTGGACAACGGGTTCACGGTGGCGGCACCGTCGCTGTTCGGTACACCTGGGGCACCTGCGGCCCGGCCGGGAGCGGGTGCGGCGATCATGCGCGCCTGTGTGGCAAAGGAATTCGCGACTTTCGCGACCAACACCGATCGGCCGGTCGCGCATTACCTGCGCGCACTTGCCCGTGACCTCAACGCCTCGACGCCGGGCAAGGGCGTCGGCGTGATCGGCCAGTGCTTCACCGGCGGCTTCGCGCTGGCGGCTGCGGTCGACGACAGCGTGCTCGCGCCGGTACTCAGCCAGCCGTCGCTGCCGTTGCCGTTGACCGCCAGACAGCGGCGGGATCCCGGGTTGTCCGAAGCGGAGCTGAAGATCGTCGAGCGGCGCGCGGCCGATGAGGGACTGTGTGCTCTGGGATTGCGATTCACCGAGGACCCGCTGGTGCCCGCCGCCCGGTTCAAGACTCTCAAGGATCGTCTGGGCGATGCTTTCGAGGTCATCGAGATCAACTCGAAGAAGGGTAACGAGCACGGTTTCGGACGGATGGCGCATTCCGTGCTGACGCTGGAGATGCGTCACGAGGAGGGCTATCCCACCGACACCGCGCTCAAGCGCGTCGTCGAGTTCCTCACTCAGCGCTTGACGTAG
- a CDS encoding AI-2E family transporter, with the protein MNTEFTLTQKRALAIATAIAILFGAYFLREYFILIVVAAVAAYLFQPLYTRLNKRVGAGLSATLTLLAAFAMVIVPLGLFVFLAVVQITNMVERVAEWVERTDLSALGDRSLVLANELLHRLPFVEITITPDSLRGSMTTVAQEAGKWLLGLLQGAAGGAFGAITSAILFLYVFISLLTNRDKVLLLIRRLNPLGEEITDLYLSKMGAMVKGTVMGQFVIAVCQGVAGAVSIYIAGFHQGFFLFAVLLSALSVIPLGSGVITIPFGVGMILFGNVFGGVFVILFHIIVITNIDNFLRPILVPRAARLDSALMLLAVFAGIAMFGAWGIVIGPVLMIVIVTTISVYLSVYKGVPLIDLDEQDAKPKRRNPFWRLGRLVKQKRDEEKSSEDSDDENVATGPAATSSAE; encoded by the coding sequence ATGAACACCGAATTCACGCTGACACAGAAGCGTGCGCTGGCGATCGCGACTGCCATCGCGATCCTCTTCGGCGCGTACTTCCTGCGTGAATACTTCATCCTGATCGTGGTCGCCGCAGTGGCGGCCTACCTGTTCCAGCCGCTTTACACGCGGCTGAACAAGCGGGTCGGCGCGGGATTGTCGGCGACGCTGACACTGCTGGCGGCCTTCGCGATGGTGATCGTGCCGTTGGGACTGTTCGTGTTCCTCGCCGTCGTCCAGATCACCAACATGGTCGAACGCGTCGCCGAATGGGTCGAACGGACCGATCTCTCCGCACTGGGCGATCGGTCGCTGGTGTTGGCCAACGAACTGTTGCACCGCCTGCCGTTCGTCGAGATCACGATCACCCCGGACTCGCTGCGCGGTTCGATGACGACGGTCGCGCAGGAAGCCGGCAAATGGTTGCTCGGCCTGCTGCAGGGCGCGGCGGGCGGCGCGTTCGGCGCGATCACGTCGGCCATCCTGTTCCTGTACGTGTTCATCTCGCTGCTGACCAACCGCGACAAGGTGTTGCTGCTCATCCGGCGGCTCAATCCCCTCGGCGAGGAGATCACCGATCTCTACTTGTCGAAGATGGGCGCGATGGTCAAGGGCACCGTCATGGGCCAGTTCGTCATCGCCGTCTGCCAGGGTGTCGCCGGCGCCGTATCGATCTACATCGCCGGATTCCATCAGGGCTTCTTCCTGTTCGCGGTGCTGCTGTCCGCGCTGTCGGTCATTCCGCTGGGCAGCGGTGTCATCACGATCCCGTTCGGTGTCGGAATGATTCTGTTCGGCAACGTATTCGGCGGCGTGTTCGTGATTCTCTTCCACATCATCGTGATCACGAACATCGACAATTTCCTGCGCCCGATCCTCGTTCCCCGGGCGGCCCGCCTGGACTCGGCGCTGATGCTGCTCGCGGTGTTCGCCGGCATCGCGATGTTCGGCGCGTGGGGCATCGTGATCGGCCCCGTCCTGATGATCGTCATCGTGACGACGATCAGCGTGTACCTCTCCGTCTACAAGGGCGTGCCGCTGATCGACCTCGACGAGCAGGACGCGAAACCCAAGCGGCGAAACCCGTTCTGGCGGTTGGGGCGTCTGGTCAAGCAGAAGCGCGACGAGGAGAAGTCCTCCGAGGATTCCGACGACGAGAACGTCGCGACGGGGCCGGCAGCTACGTCAAGCGCTGAGTGA
- a CDS encoding SDR family NAD(P)-dependent oxidoreductase translates to MSFAGKQAIVTGSGSGIGAALCRALVAAGAEVVCTDIDGAAAERTAGALGDRARAARLDVTDAAAVQAAVDEVLDRAGRLDLMFNNAGICWGGDTELLTLDQWNAIIDVNIRGVVHGVAAAYPVMLRQGHGHIVNTASMAGLAAAGQITSYVTTKHAVVGMSMALRSEAVPRGVGVLVVCPAAVETPILDKGAVGGFVGRDYFLQTQGGKPYDADLLARDVLRAVEKNKAILVRPRIARAQWLFARLAPTLLNRMSMRFIEGQRAKQAEARSKVR, encoded by the coding sequence GTGAGTTTCGCGGGCAAGCAGGCGATCGTCACCGGCTCCGGCTCGGGTATCGGCGCCGCTTTGTGCCGGGCTCTGGTCGCCGCCGGCGCCGAGGTGGTGTGCACCGACATCGACGGTGCGGCCGCCGAACGCACCGCTGGGGCACTCGGTGACAGGGCACGCGCCGCCCGCCTCGACGTCACCGACGCCGCAGCCGTGCAGGCGGCCGTCGACGAGGTGCTCGACCGCGCCGGGCGACTGGACCTGATGTTCAACAACGCGGGAATCTGTTGGGGCGGCGACACCGAACTGCTGACGCTGGATCAATGGAACGCGATCATCGACGTCAACATCCGCGGCGTAGTGCACGGCGTCGCCGCCGCCTATCCGGTGATGTTGCGCCAGGGCCACGGTCACATCGTCAACACCGCCTCGATGGCGGGTTTGGCGGCCGCCGGCCAGATCACCAGCTACGTGACCACCAAGCACGCGGTGGTCGGCATGTCGATGGCACTGCGATCGGAGGCGGTCCCGCGTGGCGTCGGTGTGCTCGTCGTCTGTCCGGCCGCGGTGGAGACGCCGATCCTCGACAAGGGCGCGGTAGGCGGGTTCGTCGGCCGCGACTACTTCCTGCAAACCCAGGGCGGCAAGCCATATGACGCCGACCTGTTGGCGCGCGACGTGCTGCGGGCCGTTGAGAAGAACAAGGCGATACTGGTGAGGCCTCGAATCGCCCGCGCACAGTGGCTCTTCGCGCGACTGGCACCGACGCTGCTGAACCGCATGTCAATGCGGTTCATCGAAGGGCAGCGCGCCAAACAGGCTGAGGCGAGGTCGAAAGTCCGCTAG
- a CDS encoding SDR family NAD(P)-dependent oxidoreductase, with protein MSNSSEQARQAVVIGGASGIGWATAQALAADGCTVTVADRNADGARDRATELGEPHTAAHVDVTDEAAVQRLFGGTGPLDVVVNCAGFGSIGQITDLSVDEFRSVVDVCLNGAFIVAKYAGQQLREGGSLVSISSLNGRQPAAGMSAYCAAKAGLSMLTQVAALEWGPRGIRVNAVAPGFVDTPLTAGSSLIPGLVEDYVENTAIGRAGKPEEIADAVVFLCSPKNSWLTGEVLDLNGGAHLKKYPDILGHVMKLAQAQ; from the coding sequence ATGAGCAACAGTAGTGAGCAGGCCAGGCAAGCGGTTGTCATCGGCGGGGCCTCCGGCATCGGCTGGGCGACAGCGCAGGCACTCGCCGCCGACGGCTGCACCGTCACCGTCGCCGACCGCAACGCAGACGGGGCCCGGGATAGGGCCACCGAACTCGGCGAACCGCACACCGCCGCGCACGTCGACGTCACAGACGAGGCCGCGGTGCAGCGGCTGTTCGGCGGGACCGGTCCGCTCGACGTCGTGGTGAACTGCGCGGGCTTCGGCAGCATCGGCCAGATCACCGACCTGTCCGTCGATGAGTTCCGCAGCGTCGTCGACGTCTGCCTGAACGGGGCGTTCATCGTGGCCAAGTACGCGGGACAGCAGCTGCGCGAGGGCGGCTCGCTGGTGTCCATCAGCTCCCTGAACGGGCGTCAACCCGCAGCCGGGATGAGCGCCTACTGCGCGGCGAAGGCCGGGCTGTCGATGCTGACCCAGGTCGCGGCGCTGGAGTGGGGACCGCGCGGTATCCGGGTGAATGCGGTGGCGCCCGGTTTCGTCGACACACCACTGACGGCGGGATCGTCGCTCATCCCCGGCCTCGTCGAGGACTACGTCGAGAACACCGCGATCGGGCGCGCGGGCAAGCCGGAGGAGATCGCCGACGCAGTCGTGTTCCTCTGCTCGCCGAAGAACTCATGGTTGACCGGCGAAGTCCTCGACCTCAACGGCGGTGCGCACCTGAAGAAGTATCCGGATATTCTCGGTCATGTGATGAAATTGGCGCAGGCGCAGTGA